The proteins below are encoded in one region of Alkalinema sp. FACHB-956:
- the gltB gene encoding glutamate synthase large subunit, protein MGNASSNLNAPLDLSLSGYKGQRWLVEERDACGVGFITDRQGRSSHDLVQKSLVALGCMEHRGGCSADQDSGDGAGVMTSMPWEILNQWSLAAGKGSLTIQNTGVGMVFLPQDAAQAAQARQITEQVVAEEGLTLVGWRLVPVQPEVLGIQARDNQPQIEQVIVSAGQTGDDLERVLYLCRKRIEKQAKAAGLTELYFCSFSNRRIIYKGMVRSAVLGEFYRDLANPAYTATFAVYHRRFSTNTMPKWPLAQPMRLVGHNGEINTLLGNINWMVAREADLAHETWDDRMVDLKPIVDPNNSDSATLDNVLELMVRCGRSPMEALMVMVPEAFRNQPDLLEHPEITDFYEYYSGIQEAWDGPALLVFSDGKKVGATLDRNGLRPARYAITRDGYIVVASEAGVVDLPEADIIEKGRLGPGQMIAVDLETQEILKNWELKQRVASERPYGEWLRQNRQTLQLQPFADSRTYEAADLLRLQTAFGYTAEDVDMIINEMGAQGKEPTFCMGDDAPLAVLSSKPRLLYDYFKQRFAQVTNPAIDPLRENLVMSLSMSLGARHNLLEATPEHAKQLFLETPVLGDAELEGVRQSGFQTATLSTLYSITDGPAGLKQAVAALCQKAAEAVQAGAEILILSDRANPQGQAAQLNAETSYIPPMLAVGAVHHHLIRQGLRMKASLVADTAQAWSTHHFACLVGYGASAVCPYLALEAVRHWWHDGKTQKLMETGKLKSVSLTGAQSNFRKAVQDGLFKILSKMGISLLASYHGAQIFEAIGIGGDLLHTAFNGTASRLGGLTLADLANETLSFHSKAFPELSGKKLENYGFVQYRPGGEYHMNSPEMAKYLHKAVDQKSYDHYALYQKYLEERPLTALRDLLDFTSDRTPIDISEVESAADICHRFATGGMSLGALSREAHEVLAIAMNRLGAKSNSGEGGEDVVRFKVLDDVVDGVSPTFPYLKGLRNGDTASSAIKQVASGRFGVTPEYLMSAKQIEIKLAQGAKPGEGGQLPGPKVSPYIAMLRRSKPGVTLISPPPHHDIYSIEDLAQLIYDLHQINPLAQVSVKLVAEVGIGTIAAGVAKANADIIQISGHDGGTGASPLSSIKHAGSPWELGLTEVHRTLMENQLRDRVTLRVDGGIKTGWDVVMAALMGGEEFGFGSIAMIAEGCIMARICHTNNCPVGVASQKEELRKRFNGIPEHVVNFFIFVAEEVRSLLARLGYRKLEDIIGRADLLKVREGVQIAKTQALDLSFLTNLPDTRSDRTWLQHAEVHSNGPVLDDDMLADADLQAAIAQQGTVTKQFKAINTDRTIASRVAGVIAKRYGNNGFGGQINLHFTGSVGQSFGAFNLPCMTLRLDGEANDYVGKGMHGGEIIIHPPAAATFDPAESVIIGNTCLYGATGGTLFANGRAGERFAVRNSAAQAVVEGTGDHCCEYMTGGTIVVLGKVGRNVGAGMTGGLAYFLDEDGSFQAKVNPEIVSVQRVMSPAGEAQLKGLIQAHADRTGSPKAQAILANWSAYLPQFWQVVPPSEKDTAEANAGAEKVASSV, encoded by the coding sequence ATGGGTAACGCAAGTTCAAATTTAAATGCTCCACTGGATTTATCTTTGAGTGGATACAAAGGCCAACGCTGGCTAGTGGAAGAACGGGATGCCTGTGGCGTTGGTTTCATTACCGATCGGCAGGGTCGAAGCAGCCACGATCTAGTGCAGAAGTCCTTGGTTGCCCTAGGCTGCATGGAACATCGCGGCGGATGTAGTGCAGACCAAGATTCCGGTGATGGGGCCGGGGTCATGACCAGTATGCCCTGGGAAATCCTGAATCAATGGAGTCTAGCAGCCGGTAAAGGCTCCCTGACGATTCAAAATACGGGCGTCGGCATGGTGTTTTTGCCCCAGGATGCCGCCCAAGCCGCCCAAGCCCGCCAGATCACGGAGCAAGTGGTGGCGGAGGAAGGCTTAACCCTGGTGGGGTGGCGCTTGGTACCTGTCCAGCCAGAGGTTCTCGGCATTCAAGCACGGGACAATCAACCCCAGATCGAACAGGTGATTGTCTCCGCCGGTCAAACGGGTGATGACTTGGAACGGGTGCTGTACCTGTGCCGCAAGCGCATTGAAAAACAAGCTAAGGCCGCTGGCTTGACGGAACTGTACTTCTGTTCCTTCTCCAACCGACGCATTATTTACAAAGGCATGGTGCGATCGGCGGTCTTGGGCGAGTTTTACCGAGATTTAGCCAATCCGGCCTACACCGCAACGTTTGCCGTCTATCACCGCCGCTTCAGTACCAACACCATGCCCAAGTGGCCCTTGGCGCAACCCATGCGGTTAGTGGGTCATAACGGCGAAATTAACACCCTGCTGGGCAACATCAATTGGATGGTGGCGCGGGAAGCGGATCTGGCCCATGAAACCTGGGACGATCGCATGGTGGATCTCAAACCGATCGTCGATCCGAACAACAGCGACTCCGCCACCTTGGATAACGTGCTGGAACTGATGGTACGTTGTGGCCGCAGCCCCATGGAAGCACTGATGGTGATGGTGCCGGAAGCCTTCCGTAACCAGCCGGATCTGCTGGAACATCCCGAAATTACAGACTTTTACGAATATTACAGCGGCATTCAGGAAGCCTGGGACGGCCCTGCGTTGCTAGTCTTCAGCGATGGTAAAAAAGTCGGGGCCACCCTCGATCGTAATGGCCTACGACCGGCCCGCTACGCCATTACCCGCGATGGCTACATTGTGGTGGCTTCGGAAGCTGGTGTGGTGGATCTGCCGGAAGCAGACATCATTGAGAAAGGTCGCCTTGGCCCTGGCCAAATGATTGCTGTCGATCTGGAAACCCAGGAAATTTTGAAGAACTGGGAACTGAAGCAGCGAGTCGCCAGCGAACGCCCCTACGGTGAATGGTTACGGCAAAATCGCCAGACCCTGCAACTGCAACCCTTCGCAGACAGCCGCACCTACGAAGCAGCTGACCTACTGCGTCTGCAAACCGCCTTTGGTTACACGGCGGAAGATGTGGACATGATCATCAACGAAATGGGAGCCCAGGGCAAAGAACCCACCTTCTGTATGGGGGATGATGCGCCGTTGGCTGTGCTGTCGTCCAAGCCGCGCCTGTTGTACGACTACTTCAAGCAACGGTTTGCCCAGGTGACCAACCCAGCGATCGACCCCCTGCGGGAAAACCTCGTCATGTCCCTGTCCATGAGTTTGGGGGCACGGCATAACCTGCTGGAAGCGACACCGGAGCACGCCAAGCAACTGTTCCTGGAAACCCCGGTCCTGGGGGATGCGGAACTGGAGGGGGTGCGTCAGTCTGGCTTCCAAACCGCCACATTGTCTACGCTATACAGCATCACCGATGGCCCCGCCGGACTGAAGCAGGCGGTGGCAGCCCTCTGCCAAAAGGCGGCGGAAGCGGTGCAAGCGGGGGCAGAAATTCTGATCCTCAGCGATCGGGCCAATCCCCAGGGCCAAGCGGCGCAGTTGAATGCGGAAACCAGCTACATTCCGCCCATGCTAGCTGTGGGCGCTGTGCACCACCATTTGATCCGCCAAGGGTTGCGCATGAAAGCCTCCCTGGTGGCCGATACCGCCCAGGCTTGGAGCACCCACCACTTTGCTTGCTTGGTCGGCTATGGAGCCAGTGCTGTTTGTCCTTACCTGGCGCTGGAAGCCGTGCGCCACTGGTGGCATGATGGCAAGACCCAGAAGTTGATGGAAACGGGCAAGCTGAAGTCGGTTAGCCTCACCGGAGCCCAATCCAACTTCCGCAAAGCTGTGCAGGATGGGTTGTTTAAAATTCTCTCCAAAATGGGAATTTCTCTCTTGGCTAGCTACCATGGGGCACAAATCTTCGAGGCGATCGGGATTGGCGGCGACCTGCTGCATACGGCGTTCAATGGCACTGCTTCCCGCTTGGGGGGCCTGACCTTGGCGGATTTGGCCAACGAAACCCTCTCCTTCCACAGCAAAGCCTTCCCTGAACTGAGCGGGAAGAAACTGGAAAACTACGGTTTTGTGCAGTACCGTCCCGGTGGCGAGTACCACATGAACAGCCCGGAAATGGCTAAGTATCTGCACAAGGCGGTCGATCAGAAGAGCTACGACCACTACGCCCTGTACCAGAAGTATTTGGAAGAGCGGCCTTTGACGGCTTTACGCGATTTGCTGGACTTCACCAGCGATCGCACCCCGATCGACATCAGCGAAGTCGAGTCAGCGGCGGATATCTGCCATCGCTTTGCCACGGGCGGTATGTCCCTGGGTGCCCTGTCACGGGAAGCCCATGAAGTGCTGGCGATCGCCATGAACCGCCTCGGAGCCAAATCCAACTCCGGTGAGGGTGGCGAAGATGTCGTGCGCTTTAAGGTGCTGGATGATGTGGTGGATGGCGTCTCGCCCACCTTCCCCTACCTGAAGGGCCTGCGCAATGGGGATACCGCCAGTTCCGCCATTAAACAGGTGGCTTCCGGGCGCTTTGGGGTGACCCCAGAGTACTTGATGAGTGCCAAGCAGATCGAAATCAAGCTGGCCCAAGGGGCAAAACCCGGTGAAGGCGGTCAACTTCCCGGCCCCAAGGTCAGCCCCTATATTGCCATGCTGCGCCGATCGAAGCCCGGTGTGACGCTGATTTCCCCGCCGCCGCACCATGACATTTATTCGATCGAAGATTTGGCGCAATTGATTTATGACCTGCACCAGATCAACCCGCTGGCCCAAGTCTCCGTCAAACTGGTGGCGGAAGTGGGCATCGGCACGATCGCCGCTGGGGTGGCCAAGGCCAACGCAGATATTATCCAAATTTCCGGGCATGACGGCGGCACAGGTGCGTCTCCACTCAGCTCGATCAAGCATGCAGGCAGTCCCTGGGAATTGGGTCTGACGGAAGTGCACCGCACCCTGATGGAAAACCAACTGCGCGATCGCGTCACTCTGCGGGTCGATGGCGGTATCAAAACTGGTTGGGATGTAGTGATGGCGGCGCTCATGGGCGGTGAAGAGTTCGGCTTTGGCTCGATCGCGATGATCGCAGAGGGCTGCATCATGGCGCGCATTTGCCACACCAACAATTGCCCTGTCGGCGTCGCCAGCCAGAAGGAAGAACTCCGCAAGCGCTTTAACGGCATTCCGGAGCATGTGGTCAACTTCTTCATCTTTGTGGCGGAGGAAGTCCGTTCTCTGTTGGCCCGACTGGGTTACCGCAAGCTGGAAGACATCATCGGGCGGGCGGATCTGCTGAAGGTACGGGAAGGTGTGCAAATTGCCAAAACCCAGGCGCTGGATCTGTCCTTCCTGACCAACCTGCCCGATACCCGCAGCGATCGCACCTGGTTGCAGCACGCTGAAGTTCACAGCAATGGCCCCGTGCTAGATGACGACATGCTGGCCGATGCCGATCTGCAAGCGGCGATCGCACAGCAGGGAACGGTGACGAAGCAGTTTAAGGCGATCAACACCGATCGCACGATCGCCTCTCGCGTGGCGGGCGTGATTGCCAAGCGCTACGGCAACAACGGCTTTGGCGGACAGATTAATCTCCACTTCACCGGATCGGTGGGCCAGAGCTTTGGGGCCTTTAACCTGCCCTGTATGACGTTGCGCCTGGACGGTGAAGCCAATGACTACGTGGGCAAGGGGATGCACGGTGGAGAAATCATCATCCATCCCCCCGCAGCGGCGACCTTCGACCCCGCAGAGAGCGTCATTATCGGCAACACCTGTCTCTACGGCGCGACGGGGGGCACTCTGTTTGCCAATGGCCGCGCTGGGGAACGGTTTGCGGTGCGGAACTCGGCGGCCCAGGCGGTCGTGGAAGGCACGGGTGATCACTGCTGTGAGTACATGACCGGCGGCACGATCGTGGTGCTGGGTAAAGTGGGCCGCAACGTGGGCGCAGGGATGACCGGCGGTTTGGCCTACTTCTTAGATGAGGATGGCAGCTTCCAAGCCAAGGTCAATCCGGAAATCGTCAGTGTGCAACGGGTGATGAGCCCCGCAGGTGAAGCCCAGTTGAAGGGTCTGATCCAAGCCCATGCCGATCGCACCGGCAGTCCCAAGGCCCAGGCAATTCTGGCTAACTGGTCGGCTTACTTGCCGCAGTTCTGGCAAGTGGTTCCCCCCTCGGAGAAGGACACCGCAGAAGCCAATGCGGGGGCTGAGAAAGTTGCAAGTTCGGTGTAA
- a CDS encoding phosphodiester glycosidase family protein, which translates to MNLNQGQSRQTFSLKGLGTTILVIGLGIGTALPALAVPPKPPSLEQPPSAPTPNAPMLRSQTNPSWIQGRQILLNGRTFNAAWGQWQTSTGNRIALSEGALMQLIGLRFLSTENLGQQPIDWFVDPQRPPAPLPVQRIPPVRYLDITALANQWGWQVQAKGEVLELKTPSAALVNLRQGQQPWGERLVVDLDRPTPYQVDAQSQELLITLEAKTDAALIQRFKPTTTGIIKSLKLESMGDRTTLRLGVPITQRPSLFTLSNPNRLVIDIGAFPLQPLDIAWGKGLRWRQQALTLGTTRFPVIALEIDPKQTGVRLLPVLPNFPTIAGTASLLQTAQQSQVSGAINGGFFNRLNQLPLGAIRLNGQWRSGPILNRGVVAWTEQGQFRFDRYSLKETAILANGQRFPLTYFNSAYVQAGIARYNAEWGSTYTTLSDNEILVTVQNNQVTEQKNAGKAGETVAIPTGSAYLLVFRSNRTAANQFTPGTAVQLDRVESIPGLEAYPHMVGGGPLLVKNRQVVLDPAAEQFSVAFAQERAARSAIGQLPDGKILLVSVHNREGGSGPSLGEMASIMQQLGAVDALNLDGGSSTTLYLGGQILDRPPRSSARVHEAIGVFLQP; encoded by the coding sequence ATGAACTTAAATCAGGGACAGTCTAGGCAAACCTTCTCCCTCAAAGGGTTGGGGACAACAATACTCGTCATCGGGCTGGGAATCGGGACAGCTTTACCAGCCTTGGCGGTTCCGCCCAAGCCCCCGAGCTTAGAACAACCGCCCTCGGCTCCTACCCCCAATGCGCCAATGCTGAGATCCCAAACGAATCCATCCTGGATACAGGGGCGGCAAATTTTGCTCAATGGTCGAACATTTAATGCTGCTTGGGGCCAATGGCAAACCTCGACAGGCAATCGCATCGCCCTTTCGGAAGGAGCATTAATGCAGCTAATCGGACTGCGTTTTCTCAGTACCGAAAATCTTGGGCAGCAGCCGATCGACTGGTTTGTAGACCCCCAGCGCCCCCCGGCTCCGCTGCCGGTGCAGCGGATTCCCCCCGTACGCTATCTGGATATCACGGCCTTGGCCAACCAGTGGGGTTGGCAAGTCCAAGCCAAGGGAGAGGTGCTCGAACTGAAAACCCCGAGTGCGGCTTTGGTCAATTTACGTCAAGGTCAGCAGCCTTGGGGGGAACGCCTCGTCGTGGATCTCGATCGCCCGACTCCCTATCAAGTGGATGCCCAAAGCCAGGAATTGTTGATTACCCTAGAGGCCAAAACCGACGCTGCGTTGATCCAACGGTTTAAGCCAACGACCACTGGGATCATTAAGTCTCTGAAACTAGAATCGATGGGCGATCGCACAACCCTGCGCCTCGGCGTGCCCATCACCCAACGGCCCTCCCTATTTACCTTAAGCAATCCTAATCGCTTAGTCATTGACATTGGAGCCTTCCCCCTCCAACCCCTTGATATTGCCTGGGGCAAGGGCTTACGGTGGCGGCAACAGGCGTTAACACTGGGGACAACGCGCTTTCCAGTCATTGCCCTGGAAATTGATCCCAAGCAAACGGGGGTTCGGCTGTTGCCCGTTCTACCCAACTTCCCCACGATCGCCGGAACGGCCAGTCTGCTGCAAACGGCACAACAGTCCCAGGTGAGTGGGGCCATCAATGGCGGATTTTTCAACCGCCTTAATCAGTTGCCGTTGGGTGCAATTCGCTTAAATGGACAGTGGCGATCGGGGCCGATTCTCAATCGCGGGGTCGTCGCTTGGACGGAGCAAGGGCAGTTTCGCTTCGATCGCTATAGCCTCAAAGAAACAGCCATTTTGGCCAATGGGCAACGCTTTCCCCTGACCTATTTCAATAGCGCCTATGTGCAGGCGGGCATTGCCCGGTACAACGCGGAATGGGGCAGTACCTACACCACGCTCTCGGATAACGAAATTCTGGTCACGGTGCAAAATAACCAGGTGACGGAACAAAAAAATGCAGGCAAGGCGGGAGAAACGGTGGCCATCCCGACGGGATCTGCCTATCTGCTGGTTTTTCGATCGAACCGGACGGCGGCAAATCAGTTTACTCCAGGCACCGCAGTACAACTCGATCGGGTGGAATCGATCCCCGGCTTGGAAGCCTACCCCCATATGGTGGGCGGCGGGCCTCTCCTGGTCAAAAACCGCCAAGTTGTTCTCGATCCCGCTGCGGAGCAGTTTAGTGTCGCGTTTGCCCAAGAGCGGGCCGCCCGCAGCGCGATCGGGCAACTGCCTGATGGCAAGATTCTGCTAGTGTCTGTCCATAACCGCGAAGGAGGGAGTGGGCCTAGCCTGGGTGAAATGGCTAGTATTATGCAACAGTTAGGAGCCGTGGATGCGCTGAATTTGGATGGAGGGAGTTCAACAACGCTGTATCTAGGAGGCCAAATTCTCGATCGTCCGCCCCGCAGTTCTGCCCGTGTCCATGAAGCGATCGGCGTTTTTCTTCAGCCTTAA
- a CDS encoding cupin domain-containing protein, which yields MDSKEWNIVAQPQEMTQVPALTLSTSNLKGIAATELRPWGSFTILEEGRGYKIKRIEVKPGHRLSLQMHHHRSEHWIVVAGTAKVTCGEEELTLSSNQSTYVPQCTPHRLENPGVISLVLIEVQNGEYLGEDDIVRFQDDYARATPDR from the coding sequence ATTGATTCTAAGGAGTGGAATATAGTGGCTCAACCTCAAGAAATGACTCAAGTTCCCGCCCTCACGTTGTCTACTTCTAATTTGAAAGGCATCGCAGCAACTGAACTCCGTCCCTGGGGGTCGTTCACAATCCTAGAAGAGGGGCGGGGTTACAAGATTAAGCGGATTGAAGTTAAGCCGGGACATCGCCTCAGCTTGCAAATGCACCACCACCGAAGTGAGCACTGGATTGTTGTCGCAGGGACTGCGAAAGTGACCTGTGGAGAAGAGGAATTGACCCTAAGTTCGAACCAATCCACCTATGTTCCCCAATGCACACCCCACCGATTAGAAAACCCCGGTGTGATTTCTCTGGTTTTGATTGAAGTCCAAAATGGCGAATACTTGGGTGAAGACGACATTGTGCGTTTCCAGGATGACTATGCACGGGCAACGCCCGATCGCTAA
- a CDS encoding iron-sulfur cluster assembly accessory protein gives MVYLSAAALAEVKRTRQRQHPTAYYLRIMTQEGGCSGWSYRLTWCDSRASDDVEQQCEDITVIVSAAQWPHLEGLKVDYAEDLMGGNFQFDNPIATAVCGCGFSFSINSPS, from the coding sequence ATGGTTTATCTCAGTGCAGCAGCGCTGGCAGAAGTCAAGCGTACTCGGCAGCGACAACATCCTACTGCATACTATTTGCGGATTATGACCCAGGAAGGCGGCTGTTCCGGCTGGAGCTATCGGTTAACTTGGTGCGATAGCCGCGCGTCCGATGACGTAGAACAGCAGTGCGAAGATATCACAGTCATTGTGTCGGCGGCCCAATGGCCTCATCTGGAGGGACTGAAAGTTGACTATGCTGAAGATCTGATGGGCGGTAATTTTCAGTTTGACAACCCGATCGCCACGGCGGTTTGTGGCTGTGGTTTTTCATTTTCGATCAATTCACCATCATAA
- the rpsL gene encoding 30S ribosomal protein S12: MPTIQQLIRDERNRARKKTKSPALKACPQRRGVCTRVYTTTPKKPNSALRKVARVRLTSGFEVTAYIPGIGHNLQEHSVVMIRGGRVKDLPGVRYHIIRGTLDTAGVKDRKQGRSKYGAKRPKAAAK, from the coding sequence ATGCCCACAATCCAGCAACTCATTCGGGATGAGCGCAATCGCGCTCGAAAGAAAACTAAGTCCCCGGCGCTCAAGGCTTGTCCTCAACGTCGTGGTGTCTGTACTCGTGTTTACACAACAACGCCTAAGAAGCCCAACTCGGCTCTGCGGAAAGTTGCCCGTGTTCGGTTAACCTCTGGTTTTGAGGTGACCGCTTACATTCCAGGGATTGGTCATAACCTCCAAGAGCACTCCGTTGTCATGATTCGGGGTGGTCGTGTGAAAGATCTGCCTGGAGTTCGCTACCATATTATTCGTGGCACCTTGGATACTGCTGGTGTGAAAGATCGCAAGCAGGGTCGCTCCAAGTATGGTGCGAAGCGTCCTAAAGCTGCTGCTAAGTAA
- the rpsG gene encoding 30S ribosomal protein S7, translating into MSRRTEIKKRPIPPDPVYNSRLVTMTSRRIMRSGKKSLANRIIYQAFDIIKERTGADPMEVFEKAVKNATPLVEVKARRVGGATYQVPMEVRSDRGIALALRWLIQFSRQRAGKSMASKFANELMDAANQTGSAIRKREETHRMAEANKAFAHYRY; encoded by the coding sequence ATGTCTCGTCGTACGGAAATCAAAAAGCGTCCGATTCCTCCCGATCCTGTCTACAATTCTCGTTTGGTAACCATGACTTCCCGTCGCATCATGCGCAGCGGTAAGAAGTCTTTGGCGAACCGCATTATCTATCAAGCCTTTGACATCATCAAAGAACGCACTGGGGCTGATCCCATGGAGGTTTTTGAGAAGGCTGTCAAGAATGCGACTCCTCTGGTGGAAGTCAAAGCTCGACGGGTGGGTGGTGCAACCTATCAAGTGCCCATGGAAGTTCGGAGCGATCGGGGAATTGCCTTGGCGTTGCGTTGGTTGATCCAGTTTTCGCGGCAACGGGCTGGGAAATCCATGGCGAGCAAATTTGCCAATGAACTGATGGATGCAGCCAACCAAACTGGTAGTGCAATCCGGAAGCGAGAAGAAACTCACCGGATGGCTGAAGCGAACAAAGCCTTCGCACACTATCGGTATTAA
- the fusA gene encoding elongation factor G, which yields MARTVPLERVRNIGIAAHIDAGKTTTTERILFYSGVVHKIGEVHDGAATTDWMEQEKERGITITAAAISTQWTRRDPEQPNKPAEGALEHKINIIDTPGHVDFTIEVERSMRVLDGVIAVFCSVGGVQPQSETVWKQANRYSVPRIVFVNKMDRTGADFYKVYGQIKDRLGANAIPMQIPIGAEDNFKGIVDLVRMKAYIHKDDLGKEIEVTDVPADLKDRAEEFRVQLIEAVAETSEELMEKYFSGEEFSVEEIQTAVRKGVLDGSMVPMFCGSAFKNKGVQQLLDAVVDYMPAPIDVAAIQGTLPDGSVAERPASDNQPLAALAFKVMTDKFVGRLTFVRVYSGVLSKGSYIYNTSKGKKERVSRLIVLKADERIDVDELRAGDLGAVPGLSDTLTGDTLAPEGDNIVLESLFIPEPVISVAVEPKTKSDMEKLSKALKALSEEDPTFRVSIDSETNQTVIAGMGELHLEILVDRMMREFKVEANVGAPQVAYRETIRKQVRAEGKFVRQSGGKGQYGHVVIELEPGEVGCGFEFVSKIVGGTVPKEYVGPAENGMKEACESGILAGYPLIDVRATLVDGSYHDVDSSEMAFKIAGSMAIKEAVMKASPVLLEPVMKVEVEAPEEYLGTVMGNLISRRGQIEAQGVERGTAKVVTKVPLAEMFGYATDIRSMTQGRGTFTMEFSNYEEVPRNVAEAIIAKNKGNA from the coding sequence GTGGCTCGTACCGTTCCGCTCGAGAGAGTACGAAACATCGGAATTGCTGCCCATATTGACGCGGGCAAGACCACCACAACGGAACGGATTCTGTTCTATTCCGGTGTGGTTCACAAAATTGGCGAAGTACATGATGGTGCTGCCACCACTGACTGGATGGAGCAGGAGAAAGAGCGCGGTATCACCATTACTGCGGCTGCAATCAGTACCCAGTGGACTCGTCGCGATCCAGAACAACCGAATAAGCCTGCTGAAGGTGCGCTGGAACACAAGATCAACATTATTGATACTCCAGGACACGTAGACTTCACCATTGAAGTTGAACGTTCTATGCGAGTACTCGACGGTGTGATTGCAGTTTTCTGCTCCGTCGGCGGTGTACAACCCCAGTCTGAAACGGTGTGGAAGCAAGCCAACCGTTATAGCGTCCCCCGGATTGTGTTCGTTAACAAAATGGATCGGACAGGGGCTGACTTCTACAAGGTTTACGGTCAGATTAAGGATCGCTTGGGAGCCAATGCAATTCCCATGCAGATTCCGATCGGCGCTGAAGATAACTTCAAAGGGATTGTGGACTTGGTGCGCATGAAGGCGTACATCCACAAAGACGATCTTGGCAAGGAAATTGAAGTCACTGACGTTCCTGCTGACCTCAAAGATCGGGCTGAAGAGTTTCGTGTCCAGCTGATTGAAGCCGTGGCCGAAACCAGCGAAGAACTGATGGAAAAATATTTCAGCGGTGAAGAATTCTCCGTTGAAGAAATCCAAACAGCCGTTCGTAAAGGCGTGCTGGATGGCTCGATGGTTCCAATGTTCTGTGGCTCTGCCTTCAAGAATAAAGGCGTTCAGCAACTGCTCGATGCAGTGGTGGATTACATGCCCGCCCCGATCGATGTGGCCGCTATCCAAGGCACTCTGCCCGATGGTTCTGTCGCTGAGCGTCCTGCCAGTGATAATCAACCACTAGCGGCTCTAGCCTTTAAGGTGATGACGGACAAATTTGTAGGTCGTTTAACCTTTGTGCGGGTATACTCGGGTGTTCTCAGCAAAGGCAGCTACATCTACAACACCAGCAAAGGTAAAAAAGAGCGCGTCTCTCGCCTCATCGTCTTGAAAGCCGACGAGCGGATTGACGTGGACGAGCTACGGGCTGGCGACTTGGGTGCAGTCCCTGGTTTGTCTGATACCTTGACGGGTGATACGCTAGCGCCCGAAGGCGATAATATTGTTCTGGAATCTTTGTTTATTCCTGAGCCGGTTATCTCGGTAGCTGTAGAGCCTAAAACCAAGAGCGATATGGAAAAGCTTTCCAAGGCGCTTAAGGCTCTTTCTGAGGAAGACCCCACCTTCCGCGTCAGTATTGATTCTGAAACGAATCAAACCGTGATTGCAGGGATGGGTGAGCTGCACTTAGAAATTCTCGTCGATCGTATGATGCGGGAATTCAAGGTTGAAGCTAACGTTGGTGCACCTCAGGTCGCCTACCGAGAAACGATCCGCAAGCAAGTTCGTGCTGAAGGAAAGTTTGTCCGTCAGTCCGGGGGTAAAGGACAGTATGGTCACGTGGTGATCGAACTGGAACCCGGTGAAGTCGGTTGCGGTTTTGAGTTTGTCTCGAAGATTGTCGGTGGTACCGTTCCTAAGGAATATGTCGGGCCGGCGGAAAACGGGATGAAGGAAGCTTGCGAATCGGGGATTTTGGCAGGCTATCCGCTGATCGACGTTAGGGCAACCTTAGTCGATGGATCCTACCACGACGTGGACTCTTCGGAAATGGCCTTCAAGATTGCCGGTTCTATGGCAATTAAGGAAGCCGTGATGAAAGCTTCTCCGGTTCTCCTCGAGCCTGTGATGAAAGTTGAGGTCGAGGCACCGGAAGAATACCTGGGTACAGTGATGGGGAACCTGATTTCCCGTCGCGGTCAAATTGAAGCCCAGGGTGTGGAACGGGGTACTGCAAAAGTGGTTACCAAGGTTCCACTGGCTGAGATGTTTGGGTATGCGACAGACATCCGGTCTATGACGCAAGGTCGAGGTACCTTTACAATGGAATTCAGCAACTACGAGGAAGTGCCTCGGAACGTGGCTGAGGCCATCATTGCGAAGAACAAAGGGAACGCATAA